One window of Corynebacterium accolens genomic DNA carries:
- a CDS encoding methionine ABC transporter permease → MNVNYLAAADWDRLGGSLVDAIVDTLIMVSTTLVVAGILGLGLGILLYTARPGGILQNKAVYLVVNLLVNFVRPIPFIILLAFAQPLTVAVMGGSIGREPATFVMVIAATFSVARVVEQNLVAIDPGVIEAARAMGASPWKIITSVIIPEALGPLILGYTFLFIAIVDMSAMAGYVGGGGLGDFAIVYGYRAFEWEVTVVATLIIIVLVQAAQFFGNWLSSKVMRR, encoded by the coding sequence ATGAACGTCAACTATCTCGCCGCCGCCGACTGGGACCGCTTGGGCGGATCGCTTGTCGATGCCATCGTCGACACCCTCATCATGGTCTCGACCACCCTCGTCGTCGCCGGCATTCTGGGCCTGGGGCTCGGCATCTTGCTCTACACCGCCCGCCCGGGCGGCATCCTGCAAAATAAGGCCGTCTACCTGGTGGTCAACCTGCTGGTGAACTTCGTTCGCCCCATCCCGTTTATTATTTTGCTGGCGTTTGCGCAGCCGCTCACCGTCGCCGTGATGGGCGGGTCCATCGGCCGTGAACCGGCCACCTTCGTGATGGTCATCGCCGCCACGTTCTCCGTGGCGCGCGTGGTGGAACAAAACCTCGTGGCCATCGACCCAGGCGTTATCGAGGCCGCCCGCGCCATGGGCGCTTCACCGTGGAAGATCATTACCTCCGTGATTATCCCGGAGGCCCTCGGCCCGCTGATTCTGGGCTATACCTTCCTCTTTATCGCCATCGTGGATATGTCCGCCATGGCCGGCTACGTCGGCGGCGGCGGACTGGGTGACTTCGCCATCGTCTACGGCTACCGCGCCTTCGAGTGGGAAGTCACCGTCGTGGCCACGCTTATCATCATCGTGCTGGTGCAGGCCGCGCAGTTCTTCGGCAACTGGCTCTCCTCCAAGGTTATGCGCCGCTAA